In Schistocerca nitens isolate TAMUIC-IGC-003100 chromosome 10, iqSchNite1.1, whole genome shotgun sequence, a single window of DNA contains:
- the LOC126210467 gene encoding uncharacterized protein LOC126210467: protein MSWHLTEGAVATLMQGGAIERPVMQIVDSLRVIDRDHETYQLMVSDGSHMSSMAMLSKQWNVRMRSGQLSLYSVVRVNRFRMINYAEDGDEKRIMLIHNLAILAKGTEVGNEIGNPVLYTEHEVEPRAAAPQYTERQSKTVRALSRLRARVLFRETLYTLEPRSTVLQLLLRRRVKQPPLPMRRTLLRVASLPWPPLHEELQHVAEMLPDERGEVVLSASILRVTARIARRQLPPAWRVAGQLPPALRGAGQRVSAPGA from the exons ACTTTAATGCAAGGTGGCGCCATTGAACGTCCGGTAATGCAGATTGTG GACAGCTTGAGAGTAATAGACAGAGACCATGAGACATATCAGCTTATGGTTTCTGATGGCAGCCACATGAGCAGCATGGCCATGCTTTCAAAACAGTGGAAtgttaggatgagatctggacagCTGTCACTCTACTCTGTGGTCAGAGTGAACCGTTTCAGAATGATTAACTATGCAGAGGACGGAGATGAAAA ACGTATCATGCTCATCCACAACCTGGCAATACTGGCAAAGGGGACTGAAGTGGGCAACGAGATTGGCAACCCTGTGTTGTACACAGAGCACGAGGTGGAACCACGTGCGGCAGCACCACAGTACACAGAGCGGCAATCGAAGACTGTGCGTGCGCTGTCGAGACTGCGAGCGAGGGTACTGTTCAGAGAGACACTCTACACATTGGAACCACGATCGACAGTACTGCAACTTTTGTTAAGGCGGAGAGTGAAACAGCCCCCGTTGCCGATGCGTCGCACATTGCTGCGTGTAGCGtcgctgccctggccaccactgCATGAAGAGTTGCAGCACGTAGCGGAAATGCTCCCAGATGAGAGGGGTGAAGTCGTACTCAGTGCATCGATTCTGCGCGTGACAGCACGGATCGCACGAAGACAGCTCCCACCGGCATGGCGTGTGGCGGGACAGCTCCCACCGGCATTGCGTGGGGCGGGACAGCGAGTATCAGCACCGGGTGCATAG